A region of the Bufo gargarizans isolate SCDJY-AF-19 unplaced genomic scaffold, ASM1485885v1 original_scaffold_1263_pilon, whole genome shotgun sequence genome:
CAGGAGCGGGCCTATTTCATCACAGAGTATCTGTCCGGCAGCAGCCTGGAGGCTTTAATCAAAATGTGCGGCTACTTGGACATCAACAATGTAAGGTGAGTAAATGACTGATCAGGAGACAGAAGGGCAAATACTGAAAAGAAAGTGACTGGAGAATAGAAGGGGACATGACAGGTCAGATAGAGATCAATGTGAAGAATAGAGGGAATACAGGCTGCCATAAACAGCGTCTCTACTATGCTGGTGGTGACAGACAATTTGGTAATAACATGATATTACTAGAGATGGATTTCATGTCATTGACATTACATCTTGTTCGCTCCATCAGATTCTACACAGCAGAGATTGTATGTGGCCTCCAGTTCCTCCATGGACACAACATCGTCCACCGGTAAGAAGAACTTGCTCACATCAccctatttccttgtaataatggAAACaatgcacccagctttcccagagtcctgatATCCTATGTCTCCTGTATCACTGCTACATTGGACCCATTCACCATTCTCCTTTCTTCATGTGTCATCTTATTTCATTACAGAGACATAAAGCCAGAGAACATCATGCTGGATAAAGATGGACACATCCGCATCATAGACCTAGGGCTGGCCCAAGATGGTGTCACCTCCTCCAATAAGACCAGTGGAGTGACGGGTACACACTGTTTTATGGCCCCTGAGGTATTTGTCGGAATGGAGTATTACACAGCAGTTGACTGGTGGAGCCTGGGGATTGTAGTGTCCAGGATGTCATCAGGACGCTCCCCATTTTACTATGGCCCCATCAGGAAAGAGGCGTACAAATCCATCACCAGAGCCAAGCCATACATCCCATCTTGGCTGGACGCCGACGTGCAACATCTTATTAAAAAACTGCTGCGTAAAAACCCTGACAAGCGGCTGGGTGTCTATAAGAACATCAGACACCATCCATTCTTTAACAGCATTGTCTGGGAGGAACTGGAGGAGAGGAGAGCACAGCCGCCATGTATACCATTCAGGGCAGCTCTGGAGAACAAATATCTGCAGTGGCCGAAGGATACAACACCACTTCACCCCGTGGCTGGATTCTCCTATGTGTCACCAAGCTTGGCCCGGTAAGATCCCTCTCCTCTGCTGATGATGTCATGAGAACATGAGGTCCTATAGAATCCTGCCTCCCCTTACACTGATGATATAATGGAGACATTACTCATCAGTATGTTACTCCCTGTACTGCGAAATATATGTAATACAGGTGACATTCTAATGATAAAGCAAGAGAAGACCA
Encoded here:
- the LOC122923153 gene encoding protein kinase C theta type-like — translated: MASTGHRGDSEKREDEKRKREEDCEDGSKEMKKRREDDRILEDEEPRAGGSQDPVLLASVPRRNTYVAIKSIRKTGDNAVALRRERRILLEARDCPFLCHLYAAHQSQERAYFITEYLSGSSLEALIKMCGYLDINNVRFYTAEIVCGLQFLHGHNIVHRDIKPENIMLDKDGHIRIIDLGLAQDGVTSSNKTSGVTGTHCFMAPEVFVGMEYYTAVDWWSLGIVVSRMSSGRSPFYYGPIRKEAYKSITRAKPYIPSWLDADVQHLIKKLLRKNPDKRLGVYKNIRHHPFFNSIVWEELEERRAQPPCIPFRAALENKYLQWPKDTTPLHPVAGFSYVSPSLAR